A stretch of Phoenix dactylifera cultivar Barhee BC4 unplaced genomic scaffold, palm_55x_up_171113_PBpolish2nd_filt_p 000948F, whole genome shotgun sequence DNA encodes these proteins:
- the LOC120107658 gene encoding probable protein-S-isoprenylcysteine O-methyltransferase encodes MALGLAARIQLLRFLAAVLFFHGSEYILAASIHGRSSVTLSSLLISKQYAVAMICALLEYKIELVFFPELKENWWMSNIGLMMVIIGEVIRKAAVLTARRSFTHTIRVYYENHHQLITHGIYRFMRHPGYCGFFIWATGTQLMLCNPICIVAFTMVTWRFFYRRIRFEEFFLRQFFGSQYVEYARRVPSGLPFIK; translated from the exons ATGGCGCTGGGTTTAGCCGCCCGCATCCAGCTATTGCGATTCCTCGCCGCGGTTCTTTTCTTCCATGGCTCCGAGTACATCCTCGCCGCCTCCATCCACGGCCGCTCCAGCGTAACCTTGAGCT CACTTTTGATTAGCAAGCAATATGCTGTTGCAATGATTTGTGCATTGCTAGAGTACAAGATAGAGCTAGTCTTCTTTccagaattgaaggagaattggTGGATGAGCAACATTGGCCTTATGATGGTAATAATAGGGGAGGTCATACGGAAAGCTGCTGTTTTAACGGCTCGCCGTTCCTTCACACACACCATCAGAGTTTATTATGAAAATCACCATCAGTTGATCACTCATGGAATTTATAG ATTCATGCGCCATCCAGGGTATTGTGGCTTTTTTATCTGGGCAACTGGAACTCAGCTTATGCTCTGCAATCCCATATGCATCGTAGCCTTTACAATGGTCACCTGGCGattcttttataggaggatacG ATTTGAAGAGTTCTTCTTGAGGCAGTTTTTTGGCTCCCAGTATGTGGAATATGCACGGCGAGTTCCTTCTGGACTTCCTTTCATAAAATGA
- the LOC120107657 gene encoding nifU-like protein 3, chloroplastic — protein sequence MGFLSSARLQGPSSTAAINPFPPPSQRISTSHLSFPKSRGQTDLRRSFQFARHRGRRRRRGAGSSSAVCVLPLTEENVEMVLDQVRPSLMADGGNVALQEIDGLVVVLKLQGACGSCPSSTMTLKMGIETRLMDKIPEIQAVEQILDSETGLDLNEENVEKVLAEIRPYLSGTGGGLLELVQIDGYAVKVRLSGPAAGVMTVRVALTQKLREKIPSIAAVQLTE from the exons ATGGGATTCTTGTCGTCAGCCCGTCTGCAGGGACCGAGCTCAACAGCGGCAATCAACCCATTCCCTCCTCCATCTCAACGCATCTCTACTTCCCACTTGAGCTTCCCCAAG AGCAGAGGCCAAACCGACCTCAGGCGTTCTTTCCAATTCGCTCGGCATCGGGggagaagaagacgaagaggggCAG GATCGAGCTCGGCGGTCTGTGTCCTGCCATTGACTGAAGAGAATGTTGAGATGGTTCTGGATCAGGTGAGGCCGAGCTTGATGGCGGATGGAGGGAATGTGGCCCTGCAGGAGATTGACGGCCTCGTCGTGGTGTTGAAGCTGCAAGGCGCGTGCGGGTCGTGCCCGAGCTCGACGATGACTTTGAAGATGGGCATCGAGACGCGCCTCATGGACAAGATCCCAGAAATTCAGGCGGTCGAGCAAATCCTTGATAGCGAGACCGGGCTCGATCTCAATGAGGAGAACGTAGAAAAG GTTCTTGCAGAGATAAGACCTTACCTTTCGGGCACAGGAGGTGGTTTGCTGGAGCTTGTTCAGATTGATGGCTATGCTGTGAAGGTTCGATTGAGTGGACCTGCTGCTGGGGTTATGACGGTCCGTGTAGCTCTGACGCAGAAGCTAAGAGAAAAAATCCCTTCAATCGCAGCTGTCCAGCTGACAGAGTAG
- the LOC120107656 gene encoding pentatricopeptide repeat-containing protein At3g61360-like, with translation MNRSENTAAPTTTTTSLPQLPSAAAVDRLAKLISNHPLPLRPLLLRHFPSSLLLEPLLRRLFAGHALATKALDLFRFSLHHHHHPPPSPYALSTTLHHLSRARDFDSSFALLEDVARSHPSLLSPKPLAVLLSRLAKFRPLPEALDAFDRAERTWALAGLAFGADEFNALLRAFCSQGLVAEARAVFRQLHHRFPPNARTLNTLLLGFKESGHLVALDLFYHDMLARGFEPDAVTYCIRIDAYCKKGQFFDALELVDEMTKKNCTPTVQTMTTLIHGAGIVKNPLRARRLFDEMGERGLSPDRGAYNALLGSYTRVGDLKSAMELLDEMEAKRIGLDDVSYYTLFCGFKRLEELDGFWKLYRRMVEREFVPRTRTVMLLMKVFCENGRADLGLELWNYLVDKGCCPHRHALDLLVTGLCCRGRVEEAYHCFRQMVDRASVPSERAFRVLEGFLMQGQEMEKVEELGRMMKGVQAFAPSSC, from the coding sequence ATGAACCGCTCCGAGAATACCGCGgctcccaccaccaccaccacctcacTCCCCCAACTGCcttccgccgccgccgtcgaccGCCTCGCGAAGCTCATCAGCAACCACCCTCTCCCCCTccgtcccctcctcctccgccacttcccctcctccctcctcctcgagcccctcctccgccgcctcttCGCCGGCCACGCCCTCGCCACCAAGGCCCTCGACCTCTTCCGCTTCtccctccaccaccaccaccacccaccCCCCTCCCCCTACGCCCTCTCCACCACCCTCCACCACCTCTCCCGCGCCCGCGACTTCGACTCCTCCTTCGCCCTCCTTGAAGACGTCGCCCGCTCCcacccctccctcctctcccccaAGCCCCTCGCCGTCCTCCTCTCCCGCCTCGCCAAGTTCCGCCCTTTACCCGAGGCCCTCGACGCCTTCGACCGCGCCGAGCGCACCTGGGCCCTCGCTGGCCTCGCCTTCGGCGCCGACGAGTTCAACGCCCTCCTCCGGGCCTTCTGCTCCCAGGGCCTCGTCGCCGAGGCCCGCGCCGTCTTCCGCCAGCTCCACCACCGCTTCCCCCCCAACGCCCGGACCCTCaacaccctcctcctcggcttcAAGGAGTCCGGCCATCTCGTGGCGCTCGACCTCTTCTACCACGACATGCTGGCCCGGGGATTCGAGCCCGACGCCGTCACCTACTGCATCCGGATCGACGCCTACTGCAAAAAGGGGCAATTTTTCGATGCTTTGGAGCTTGTGGACGAGATGACGAAGAAGAATTGCACGCCGACGGTCCAAACCATGACCACTTTGATCCATGGGGCTGGCATCGTGAAGAACCCTTTGCGTGCCCGCCGATTGTTCGACGAAATGGGCGAGAGAGGACTGAGTCCGGATAGAGGGGCTTACAATGCTTTACTTGGTTCCTACACGAGGGTCGGGGATTTGAAGAGTGCAATGGAGCTTTTGGATGAGATGGAGGCGAAGCGGATCGGGCTTGACGACGTGAGTTACTACACTCTGTTCTGTGGGTTCAAGAGGTTGGAGGAATTGGATGGATTTTGGAAACTATATAGGAGGATGGTGGAGAGGGAATTTGTACCAAGGACGAGGACAGTGATGCTGTTGATGAAGGTGTTCTGCGAGAATGGGAGGGCCGACTTGGGGTTGGAGTTGTGGAATTATTTGGTGGACAAGGGATGTTGCCCTCACCGGCATGCATTGGATCTGCTGGTGACTGGTTTGTGCTGCAGAGGGAGGGTGGAGGAGGCTTACCACTGTTTTAGGCAGATGGTGGACAGGGCGTCGGTGCCATCGGAGAGAGCTTTTCGGGTGTTGGAGGGGTTTTTGATGCAAGGTCAAGAGATGGAGAAGGTGGAGGAGCTTGGCCGCATGATGAAGGGAGTGCAAGCTTTTGCACCTTCCTCATGTTAG
- the LOC120107655 gene encoding uncharacterized protein LOC120107655, producing the protein MGVLNASSLSSQLSAVQTLTGNNYVRWKRDIEIALGLLGLDFALEEQPSTPTDKSTIEYKAEYVKWERANMLCLKIIKRSISDSIMGAIPDHDNAKNFLDAIGQRFVESDKAETGDLMDKFMNMKYDGVCGVREYIMKMLHISSKLEALKVPIAEPFLIYHILNSLPSQFNQLKVAYNAQRDK; encoded by the exons ATGGGAG TCTTGAATGCCTCTTCCCTATCAAGCCAATTGTCTGCCGTTCAAACTTTGACTGGAAATAATTATGTGAGATGGAAACGAGACATAGAAATAGCACTGGGTCTCTTGGGTTTAGATTTTGCTTTGGAGGAGCAGCCTTCAACACCAACAGATAAGAGCACTATCGAATACAAGGCTGAGTATGTCAAATGGGAAAGAGCTAACATGCTATGTTTGAAGATTATCAAGCGTTCCATATCTGATTCCATTATGGGTGCTATACCGGACCACGACAATGCTAAGAATTTTTTGGATGCTATAGGACAGCGATTTGTTGAGTCCGATAAGGCTGAGACTGGGGACCTAATGGATAAATTTATGAATATGAAATATGATGGTGTTTGTGGAGTTAGGGAGTACATCATGAAAATGTTGCACATAAGTTCTAAATTGGAAGCCCTCAAAGTTCCCATTGCAGAGCCTTTTCTTATCTATCATATTCTTAATAGCCTTCCTAGCCAGTTTAATCAGCTTAAAGTTGCTTATAATGCCCAGCGTGACAAATGA